A genomic segment from Ptychodera flava strain L36383 chromosome 8, AS_Pfla_20210202, whole genome shotgun sequence encodes:
- the LOC139138831 gene encoding RING finger protein 11-like, which yields MGNCLRSSTTDDISLLNGGDRSPGAESRGPPPPYQEAAPVYYPSPNQRRPANQLTEEEQVRIAQRIGLIQHLPTGMYDGSKKNRECVICMTEFVYGDSIRILPCMHIYHIDCIDDWLMRSFTCPSCMEPVDAALLVSYDQNQSP from the exons ATGGGGAACTGTCTCAGGAGTAGTACAACCGACGATATATCTCTACTTAATGGTGGAGATCGCTCACCGGGAGCAGAAAGTAGGGGCCCTCCGCCGCCGTATCAG GAGGCGGCCCCAGTTTACTATCCAAGTCCCAATCAGAGGAGACCAGCTAACCAGTTAACAGAAGAAGAACAAGTCAGAATTGCACAAAGAATAGGTCTTATACAACATTTACCCACAGGGATGTACGATGGAAGCAAGAAAAACAGAGA GTGTGTTATCTGTATGACGGAATTTGTCTACGGAGACTCAATACGTATCCTACCATGTATGCACATTTACCACATTGACTGTATTGACGACTGGCTGATGCGTTCATTTACATGCCCATCGTGTATGGAGCCCGTGGATGCAGCATTACTAGTATCATATGACCAAAACCAGTCGCCATAA